The Bradysia coprophila strain Holo2 chromosome IV, BU_Bcop_v1, whole genome shotgun sequence genome includes a region encoding these proteins:
- the LOC119085979 gene encoding protein takeout-like isoform X1 encodes MIATVVHQLDWKTVFKIKVMITIVLISCIVVSLTSAAKYPSDLPRCKAGDSVCLPKVITEILNKYPNGHKGLKMPVMEPLHINKLEMWQKENSPIAINLTFNHLDMYGSSETKILRIVGFEADPTTSKFEVTASIPKLSLFGKYTMSGIILILPILGSGNSSLVFDNVLFTARFKPKVTEKNGKKYIQTKRYDLSFDTTRMHLHFENIFDGNKELSDDTNWFLNENWRYIFLELKPLIEFAVEEMTKSVVNRIFLKLPYQEIFLPSNGAESE; translated from the exons ATGATTGCTACAGTTGTGCATCAACTAGATTGGAAGACTGTTTTCAAAATCAAAGTGATGATTACCATTGTATTGATCAGCTGCATAGTGGTATCACTTACATCAGCAGCAAAGTATC CAAGCGATTTACCTCGATGCAAAGCAGGTGACAGTGTTTGTTTACCGAAAGTGATAACTGAAATACTTAACAAATATCCAAATGGACACAAGGGATTGAAAATGCCTGTGATGGAACCATTACACATCAACAAACTCGAGATGTGGCAAAAGGAAAACAGTCCGATTGCAATAAATTTGACTTTCAACCATCTCGATATGTATGGATCgagtgaaacaaaaatattgcgcATTGT TGGATTCGAAGCCGATCCAACAACCAGTAAATTCGAGGTGACCGCATCTATACCGAAACTAAGTCTTTTCGGGAAATACACAATGAGTGGCATCATACTGATATTGCCAATATTAGGTAGTGGCAATTCTAGTCTTGTATTTGATAATGTTCTATTCACAGCTCGATTTAAGCCGAAAGTCACTgagaaaaatggtaaaaaatacattcaaaCCAAACGCTACGATTTGAGTTTCGACACGACGCGAATGCATttgcatttcgaaaacattttcgatggaAATAAAGAGCTGAGTGACGatacaaattggtttttgaatgaaaactgGCGATACATTTTCCTGGAATTGAAACCCCTTATTGAATTTGCAGTGGAAGAGATGACTAAATCGGTTGtcaatcgaatttttttgaaattaccgtatcaagagatttttttgcCAAGTAATGGTGCAGAGAGTGAATAG
- the LOC119085979 gene encoding protein takeout-like isoform X2, which produces MIATVVHQLDWKTVFKIKVMITIVLISCIVVSLTSAAKYPSDLPRCKAGDSVCLPKVITEILNKYPNGHKGLKMPVMEPLHINKLEMWQKENSPIAINLTFNHLDMYGSSETKILRIVGFEADPTTSKFEVTASIPKLSIFGKYTMSGIILILPILGSGNSSIVFDNVLFTVRFKPKVTEKNGKKYIQTERYDLSFDTTRMHLHFENIFDGNKELSDDTNWFLNENWRYIFLEVRPLIEFAVEEMAKSVINRIFLKLPYNEIFLPSNGAESE; this is translated from the exons ATGATTGCTACAGTTGTGCATCAACTAGATTGGAAGACTGTTTTCAAAATCAAAGTGATGATTACCATTGTATTGATCAGCTGCATAGTGGTATCACTTACATCAGCAGCAAAGTATC CAAGCGATTTACCTCGATGCAAAGCAGGTGACAGTGTTTGTTTACCGAAAGTGATAACTGAAATACTTAACAAATATCCAAATGGACACAAGGGATTGAAAATGCCTGTGATGGAACCATTACACATCAACAAACTCGAGATGTGGCAAAAGGAAAACAGTCCGATTGCAATAAATTTGACTTTCAACCATCTCGATATGTATGGATCgagtgaaacaaaaatattgcgcATTGT TGGCTTCGAAGCCGATCCAACAACCAGCAAATTCGAGGTGACCGCATCTATACCGAAACTTAGTATTTTCGGGAAATACACAATGAGTGGCATCATACTGATACTGCCAATATTAGGTAGTGGCAATTCTAGTATTGTATTCGATAATGTTCTATTTACAGTTCGATTTAAGCCGAAAGTCACTgagaaaaatggtaaaaaatacattcaaaCCGAACGCTACGATTTGAGCTTCGACACGACGCGAATGCACttgcatttcgaaaacattttcgatggaAATAAAGAGCTGAGTGACGatacaaattggtttttgaatgaaaactgGCGATACATCTTCCTCGAAGTGAGACCGCTTATTGAATTTGCTGTGGAAGAGATGGCTAAATCGGTTAtcaatcgaatatttttgaaattaccGTATAACGAGATTTTCTTGCCAAGTAATGGTGCAGAGAGTGAATAG
- the LOC119085979 gene encoding protein takeout-like isoform X3 gives MIATVVHQLDWKTVFKIKVMVTIVLISCIVVSLTSAAKYPSDLPRCKAGDSVCLPKVITEILNKYPNGHKGLKMPVMEPFHINRLNMLQNENSPISINLTFNHLDMYGPSETKILRIVGFEADPTTSKFEVTASIPKLSIFGKYTMSGIILILPILGSGNSSIVFDNVLFTVRFKPKVTEKNGKKYIQTERYDLSFDTTRMHLHFENIFDGNKELSDDTNWFLNENWRYIFLEVRPLIEFAVEEMAKSVINRIFLKLPYNEIFLPSNGAESE, from the exons ATGATTGCTACAGTTGTGCATCAACTAGATTGGAAGACTGTTTTCAAAATCAAAGTGATGGTTACAATTGTATTGATCAGCTGCATAGTGGTATCACTTACCTCAGCAGCAAAGTATC CAAGCGATTTACCTCGATGCAAAGCAGGTGACAGTGTGTGTTTACCGAAAGTGATAACTGAAATACTTAACAAATATCCAAATGGACACAAGGGATTAAAAATGCCTGTGATGGAACCATTTCACATCAACAGACTTAATATGttgcaaaatgaaaacagTCCGATTTCAATAAACTTGACTTTCAACCATCTCGATATGTATGGACCgagtgaaacaaaaatattgcgcATTGT TGGCTTCGAAGCCGATCCAACAACCAGCAAATTCGAGGTGACCGCATCTATACCGAAACTTAGTATTTTCGGGAAATACACAATGAGTGGCATCATACTGATACTGCCAATATTAGGTAGTGGCAATTCTAGTATTGTATTCGATAATGTTCTATTTACAGTTCGATTTAAGCCGAAAGTCACTgagaaaaatggtaaaaaatacattcaaaCCGAACGCTACGATTTGAGCTTCGACACGACGCGAATGCACttgcatttcgaaaacattttcgatggaAATAAAGAGCTGAGTGACGatacaaattggtttttgaatgaaaactgGCGATACATCTTCCTCGAAGTGAGACCGCTTATTGAATTTGCTGTGGAAGAGATGGCTAAATCGGTTAtcaatcgaatatttttgaaattaccGTATAACGAGATTTTCTTGCCAAGTAATGGTGCAGAGAGTGAATAG
- the LOC119085981 gene encoding uncharacterized protein LOC119085981 — protein MKLKLILILLAVIQFIGQGQADEANLNDDETNGSVDRNAAKHRARNCPMERYGMCPDIGDDDITYESQKKRSEKKTKAVGLIIEIGRMVKTHKLIGICVTQLLKPKKDVDIVQQT, from the exons atgaaattgaaattaattttaattttactggCGGTGATTCAGTTTATTGGCCAAGGTCAAGCgg aTGAGGCTAACTTAAATGATGATGAAACTAACGGATCAGTTGATCGAAATGCGGCGAAACATAGAGCTAGGAATTGTCCCATGGAACGTTATGGCATGTGTCCGGATATTGGTGATGATGATATTACATATGAATCGCAAAAGAAACGttcagaaaagaaaacaaaagctGTGGGATTGATTATAGAA atTGGACGAATGGTGAAAACGCATAAGCTGATTGGTATTTGCGTGACGCAATTGTTAAAACCGAAGAAGGACGTGGACATCGTTCAGCAAACATAA
- the LOC119085974 gene encoding uncharacterized protein LOC119085974 isoform X1: protein MFNQVKTIIFVSLASIVNLCFCANIEHPLRLSLTISSKLHHLEISWFSVKPTEGVILITNDEPSGPYHKYSVPAYNDDHFYASTTEKPDTESTSTTHYDQPYADSVEVFESRMAETDSIWTYGPSNKTAQYWLEPKEPSGWVTTNILFDVELSKQISIRTKCYGYWAVYLNGNGEVKATACVSAHPTWMNDMKSHIGRFKFRDLFLAGTHDSGSYRDGFNPRRNETLVTKYALTQDDDIYTQLMHGVRYLDIRIGYYRASHPVFWVNHGITKQQSLAKVLRQVKDFVLETNEIVIFDVQEWPVGFGKKLDIHRNLVHYIQTEIGDLLVDPNLTWDANLDDIWKTKRNVILGYDHIAMVHEFPSYLWHSVQQRWGNVQSLTDLKRYLSPSSRGFLLFSSRPVADMAELTPNTWDVLTDRFGGTFISLNLRFIPTGFHLVQCLISGLRRMADQANRHISRWYIEEWGSMTNIVAVDFIRGTNLMETALYWNGKKDILSPKR from the exons ATGTTCAATCAAGTGAAAACTATAATTTTCGTGTCACTTGCATCAAttgtaaatttgtgtttttgtgcTAACATAG AACACCCACTTCGATTAAGCCTTACCATAAGTTCGAAACTGCACCATTTGGAAATATCTTGGTTCAGTGTAAAGCCCACCGAAGGAGTGATACTTATAACAAACGACGAACCCTCAGGGCCATACCACAAATACAGTGTCCCGGCTTATAATGATGATCATTTTTATGCTTCAACAACGGAAAAACCCGACACCGAATCAACGAGTACAACTCACTATGACCAGCCATATGCAGATTCAGTGGAAGTTTTCGAATCACGTATGGCCGAAACAGATTCGATTTGGACATATGGCCCGTCCAATAAAACAGCACAGTACTGGTTGGAGCCGAAAGAGCCAAGTGGCTGGGTAACTACGAATATTCTATTCGACGTGGAATTATCGAAACAAATTTCCATTCGCACTAAATGTTACGGATATTGGGCCGTTTATTTGAATGGAAACGGTGAGGTAAAAGCAACTGCCTGTGTATCAGCGCATCCGACGTGGATGAACGATATGAAAAGTCACATCGGCCGATTCAAATTTAGAGATTTGTTCTTGGCTGGCACACATGATTCGGGTAGTTACCGGGATGGGTTCAATCCAAGGAGAAATGAAACTTTAGTTACGAAGTATGCTCTTACGCAG GACGATGATATCTATACCCAATTGATGCATGGCGTACGGTACTTGGATATCAGAATCGGTTATTATCGAGCGTCGCACCCAGTGTTTTGGGTGAATCATGGCATCACAAAACAACAATCACTTGCAAAAGTCTTACGGCAGGTCAAAGACTTTGTTCTggaaacaaacgaaattgtTATCTTTGACGTTCAGGAATGGCCAGTTG GTTTTGGTAAGAAGTTAGATATCCATAGGAACCTTGTGCATTACATTCAAACCGAAATTGGAGATCTACTGGTCGATCCGAATCTTACTTGGGATGCGAACCTAGACGATATTTGGAAGACCaaaagaaatgtaattttgggaTACGATCACATAGCAATGGTTCATGAATTTCCGTCGTATCTGTGGCACTCGGTGCAACAAAGATGGGGAAACGTCCAGAGCTTAACCGATTTGAAACGTTATTTGTCTCCATCTAGTCGCGGTTTCCTGTT attttcaagtCGTCCAGTAGCTGACATGGCTGAGCTAACTCCAAACACGTGGGATGTGTTAACCGATCGATTTGGCGGtacatttatttcattaaatttgagATTCATTCCAACAGGATTTCATTTGGTGCAATGTCTAATTTCAGGATTGCGTCGAATGGCCGATCAAGCGAATCGACACATATCACGATGGTACATTGAAGAATGGGGATCGATGACCAATATCGTAGCTGTAGATTTCATTCGCGGAACAAATTTGATGGAAACAGCACTCTACTGGAATGGGAAAAAAGACATTCTGAGTCCAAAGCGTTAA
- the LOC119085974 gene encoding uncharacterized protein LOC119085974 isoform X3, with protein sequence MFNQVKTIIFVSLASIVNLCFCANIEHPLRLSLTISSKLHHLEISWFSVKPTEGVILITNDEPSGPYHKYSVPAYNDDHFYASTTEKPDTESTSTTHYDQPYADSVEVFESRMAETDSIWTYGPSNKTAQYWLEPKEPSGWVTTNILFDVELSKQISIRTKCYGYWAVYLNGNGEVKATACVSAHPTWMNDMKSHIGRFKFRDLFLAGTHDSGSYRDGFNPRRNETLVTKYALTQDDDIYTQLMHGVRYLDIRIGYYRASHPVFWVNHGITKQQSLAKVLRQVKDFVLETNEIVIFDVQEWPVGFGKKLDIHRNLVHYIQTEIGDLLVDPNLTWDANLDDIWKTKRNVILGYDHIAMVHEFPSYLWHSVQQRWGNVQSLTDLKRYLSPSSRGFLLFSSRPVADMAELTPNTWDVLTDRFGGLRRMADQANRHISRWYIEEWGSMTNIVAVDFIRGTNLMETALYWNGKKDILSPKR encoded by the exons ATGTTCAATCAAGTGAAAACTATAATTTTCGTGTCACTTGCATCAAttgtaaatttgtgtttttgtgcTAACATAG AACACCCACTTCGATTAAGCCTTACCATAAGTTCGAAACTGCACCATTTGGAAATATCTTGGTTCAGTGTAAAGCCCACCGAAGGAGTGATACTTATAACAAACGACGAACCCTCAGGGCCATACCACAAATACAGTGTCCCGGCTTATAATGATGATCATTTTTATGCTTCAACAACGGAAAAACCCGACACCGAATCAACGAGTACAACTCACTATGACCAGCCATATGCAGATTCAGTGGAAGTTTTCGAATCACGTATGGCCGAAACAGATTCGATTTGGACATATGGCCCGTCCAATAAAACAGCACAGTACTGGTTGGAGCCGAAAGAGCCAAGTGGCTGGGTAACTACGAATATTCTATTCGACGTGGAATTATCGAAACAAATTTCCATTCGCACTAAATGTTACGGATATTGGGCCGTTTATTTGAATGGAAACGGTGAGGTAAAAGCAACTGCCTGTGTATCAGCGCATCCGACGTGGATGAACGATATGAAAAGTCACATCGGCCGATTCAAATTTAGAGATTTGTTCTTGGCTGGCACACATGATTCGGGTAGTTACCGGGATGGGTTCAATCCAAGGAGAAATGAAACTTTAGTTACGAAGTATGCTCTTACGCAG GACGATGATATCTATACCCAATTGATGCATGGCGTACGGTACTTGGATATCAGAATCGGTTATTATCGAGCGTCGCACCCAGTGTTTTGGGTGAATCATGGCATCACAAAACAACAATCACTTGCAAAAGTCTTACGGCAGGTCAAAGACTTTGTTCTggaaacaaacgaaattgtTATCTTTGACGTTCAGGAATGGCCAGTTG GTTTTGGTAAGAAGTTAGATATCCATAGGAACCTTGTGCATTACATTCAAACCGAAATTGGAGATCTACTGGTCGATCCGAATCTTACTTGGGATGCGAACCTAGACGATATTTGGAAGACCaaaagaaatgtaattttgggaTACGATCACATAGCAATGGTTCATGAATTTCCGTCGTATCTGTGGCACTCGGTGCAACAAAGATGGGGAAACGTCCAGAGCTTAACCGATTTGAAACGTTATTTGTCTCCATCTAGTCGCGGTTTCCTGTT attttcaagtCGTCCAGTAGCTGACATGGCTGAGCTAACTCCAAACACGTGGGATGTGTTAACCGATCGATTTGGCG GATTGCGTCGAATGGCCGATCAAGCGAATCGACACATATCACGATGGTACATTGAAGAATGGGGATCGATGACCAATATCGTAGCTGTAGATTTCATTCGCGGAACAAATTTGATGGAAACAGCACTCTACTGGAATGGGAAAAAAGACATTCTGAGTCCAAAGCGTTAA
- the LOC119085974 gene encoding uncharacterized protein LOC119085974 isoform X2, producing MFNQVKTIIFVSLASIVNLCFCANIEHPLRLSLTISSKLHHLEISWFSVKPTEGVILITNDEPSGPYHKYSVPAYNDDHFYASTTEKPDTESTSTTHYDQPYADSVEVFESRMAETDSIWTYGPSNKTAQYWLEPKEPSGWVTTNILFDVELSKQISIRTKCYGYWAVYLNGNGEVKATACVSAHPTWMNDMKSHIGRFKFRDLFLAGTHDSGSYRDGFNPRRNETLVTKYALTQDDDIYTQLMHGVRYLDIRIGYYRASHPVFWVNHGITKQQSLAKVLRQVKDFVLETNEIVIFDVQEWPVGFGKKLDIHRNLVHYIQTEIGDLLVDPNLTWDANLDDIWKTKRNVILGYDHIAMVHEFPSYLWHSVQQRWGNVQSLTDLKRYLSPSSRGFLLFSSRPVADMAELTPNTWDVLTDRFGGTFISLNLRFIPTGFHLVQCLISGLRRMADQANRHISRWYIEEWGSMTNIVAVDFIRGTNLMETALYWNGKKDILS from the exons ATGTTCAATCAAGTGAAAACTATAATTTTCGTGTCACTTGCATCAAttgtaaatttgtgtttttgtgcTAACATAG AACACCCACTTCGATTAAGCCTTACCATAAGTTCGAAACTGCACCATTTGGAAATATCTTGGTTCAGTGTAAAGCCCACCGAAGGAGTGATACTTATAACAAACGACGAACCCTCAGGGCCATACCACAAATACAGTGTCCCGGCTTATAATGATGATCATTTTTATGCTTCAACAACGGAAAAACCCGACACCGAATCAACGAGTACAACTCACTATGACCAGCCATATGCAGATTCAGTGGAAGTTTTCGAATCACGTATGGCCGAAACAGATTCGATTTGGACATATGGCCCGTCCAATAAAACAGCACAGTACTGGTTGGAGCCGAAAGAGCCAAGTGGCTGGGTAACTACGAATATTCTATTCGACGTGGAATTATCGAAACAAATTTCCATTCGCACTAAATGTTACGGATATTGGGCCGTTTATTTGAATGGAAACGGTGAGGTAAAAGCAACTGCCTGTGTATCAGCGCATCCGACGTGGATGAACGATATGAAAAGTCACATCGGCCGATTCAAATTTAGAGATTTGTTCTTGGCTGGCACACATGATTCGGGTAGTTACCGGGATGGGTTCAATCCAAGGAGAAATGAAACTTTAGTTACGAAGTATGCTCTTACGCAG GACGATGATATCTATACCCAATTGATGCATGGCGTACGGTACTTGGATATCAGAATCGGTTATTATCGAGCGTCGCACCCAGTGTTTTGGGTGAATCATGGCATCACAAAACAACAATCACTTGCAAAAGTCTTACGGCAGGTCAAAGACTTTGTTCTggaaacaaacgaaattgtTATCTTTGACGTTCAGGAATGGCCAGTTG GTTTTGGTAAGAAGTTAGATATCCATAGGAACCTTGTGCATTACATTCAAACCGAAATTGGAGATCTACTGGTCGATCCGAATCTTACTTGGGATGCGAACCTAGACGATATTTGGAAGACCaaaagaaatgtaattttgggaTACGATCACATAGCAATGGTTCATGAATTTCCGTCGTATCTGTGGCACTCGGTGCAACAAAGATGGGGAAACGTCCAGAGCTTAACCGATTTGAAACGTTATTTGTCTCCATCTAGTCGCGGTTTCCTGTT attttcaagtCGTCCAGTAGCTGACATGGCTGAGCTAACTCCAAACACGTGGGATGTGTTAACCGATCGATTTGGCGGtacatttatttcattaaatttgagATTCATTCCAACAGGATTTCATTTGGTGCAATGTCTAATTTCAGGATTGCGTCGAATGGCCGATCAAGCGAATCGACACATATCACGATGGTACATTGAAGAATGGGGATCGATGACCAATATCGTAGCTGTAGATTTCATTCGCGGAACAAATTTGATGGAAACAGCACTCTACTGGAATGGGAAAAAAGACATTCTGA
- the LOC119085980 gene encoding intraflagellar transport protein 43 homolog produces MMDWAEDFKFLKKSAKKGRRAGNSSSTATTSVTSPTLESLTINDKPDSGGTSSSSNNMNVTSDERNADDVDEYIRSQRVRRTGGWADEGVKSPKSATNVIEQERFSSITNTTHFSDDDIPIIPDLDDVQDDLLMSDLVEAPILAENRTATYKELNSDLMKQAAFTAMEDVDLSILGRCLQNDLAEPDEEWNWDKLFTEISSDIHADKPKSAEGPATQYVN; encoded by the exons ATGATGGACTGGGCGGAagactttaaatttttgaagaag TCAGCAAAGAAAGGCCGTCGGGCTGGAAACAGTTCGTCGACGGCAACAACATCGGTCACTTCACCAACGCTGGAATCACTAACAATAAATGATAAGCCAGATAGTGGAGGTACGTCGTCATCAAGTAACAATATGAATGTAACATCGGATGAACGGAATGCAGATGACGTTGACGAATACATCAGATCGCAGAGAGTGAGACGAACTGGTGGATGGGCGGATGAAGGAGTCAA ATCCCCAAAATCGGCGACCAACGTAATCGAACA AGAACGATTCAGTTCCATCACCAATACGACCCATTTCTCTGACGATGACATTCCAATCATACCAGATCTCGATGATGTGCAGGACGACTTACTCATGAGCGATTTGGTTGAAGCTCCAATTTTGGCAGAAAATCGAACTGCTACGTACAAAGAGCTGAATTCCGATTTGATGAAACAGGCCGCATTCACTGCAATGGAGGATGTTGATTTGTCGATATTGGGTCGATGTTTACAAAACGATCTCGCCGAACCGGACGAGGAATGGAATTGGGATAAATTGTTCACAGAAATATCGTCGGATATTCATGCGGATAAGCCGAAAAGTGCCGAGGGTCCGGCTACGCAATATGTGAATTAA